A region from the Drosophila mauritiana strain mau12 chromosome 2L, ASM438214v1, whole genome shotgun sequence genome encodes:
- the LOC117150449 gene encoding uncharacterized protein LOC117150449, translated as MSDSESNPAQEPARPAPNAGKPAKERQAKPPVRYSKAKRQFQCCVAKEYYSEYSNMVDTLHITPRMMIHNKCFRVNSTYGLTLNIKNTGLFPRLVNVTTDSPEDTSVSIPELDLHRYLNTDESLEVKIWIRASSKRDINRRRHILVECFHPNIIFQVPIVVLDKLESPSISDTITFPNCVPGNKTHYEMIIYNPTKDLVRVRYRNTNRGLQISNNKDILPPKDYGKLLLVIQPKKLNVYRGFFNIKFGVLPPKPVMFFFTPKSMGVHLSIGSVVFGMTKFSREDVRTVTVCNETPHEVFVAGKFYSEPLGVSDSQDMEGTLSNKLIDDAVSMHSVLLYDFEENTSIQNVQIDADAAKHFDFDLPARIGSASSAEIRLIFRPSYNPENPFSDDVEPPYFQRSRATFCFTDAQECIESHNVILSGSIGGVDMEFHPKTIDFRKIYLGEEHCAQIKVLNVDDVPAKVVYTDCSDPDGSGIRITPAEGFFLEPCTRGIFNLSFYTLLPSRFTNTLRFKVQNGAHYKISLKGAGQPVQLRTFPQLVEFGSIPIAVPQKRYMLLMNPLAVPITLQVKATEDGEETPLVLNIRSATDMLPVTVRDPIRHLQQVHEDLQSQQLEEHKEIHLTITEPELLSVNSVKSTDSVYSSEFEEEVMEPIPQMAAHLLTSLKKQKIFEKSETDRRVIQEALMGLLSSKYFSVFTKHNNYIFMDWNALPSDPREVFCDNEIIYLRPNTGRSITILLVPNKVGYFHRSLSVRICPVVANPSLESSDDHPIMKTMIKSEFLCSKLWFEYNCVVPDIVWSNMVDLSSRIIYAGEDYDFEMNFANRSTIGAFLHFDVVPNDMTFRDGIWKFFIDGGSEVTAKCAVTFRSLGSTRLSGLVSIVGAKRPYAFHLFANVLPSEIRITPMYVHQRLQVYEKSVVHFYIDNYTPTLTKLSMRLKDIEFQYLTSRGGALASTGQSMYTTLVSVFTDPDLYQNTLYIDLQFDNVMMLPITFLVEGVPLYFEPDIRNGFDAGLLYTDTKEQFQESIYHHRFPVRVINKGGRAYRVLIIRLNSYGPEANVTSGCATNALTSRFDMEPKNIYLSPSCESQLDILASSYVEGHATGDFLLQVIDQKYPQRKHIIRIRTSADFVDCQLHWIPKQLNFNYKRCEPLKERSYVETPVLFNPCTLPIAEVTLQVTGPFRIKEFYEDTYEKEIRISMNDLERKEIFVILNRGGLKNQYCRQIEGRIGVMALGKQLKSLPLRLAIMVPDVVILQPDLVLFDRGEAYDSIINLVNQGCMPAEFKWKRLETTEVYIGDEDDPDGIAGEILSEILRMLEYDFSCEDQPNMTKRYQECRCQFRRFEEEGDFILDLLGDVINDMDLRNKPLLFPPKDPPDDLEDRDQSSTSVVRETISDILDRLHIDSSDQWSEPSSEYCFSSRFIYFYEKRGVVEHMDMECKLHLPHIRRNHEMRAVFELVILGGRTQRFTVTLVNLPQKIKFHKESVYMGIKPWYETFDTTLRVNNLSRYPLQLVVVEVKAPGKEQAHEKRLVDGFCKLVTSDTMQLEPLGASQIRVKGILGFSESFRHSFGAMINNSDSSYFHLRGQGVLPMLEMASPLPSAPMDPLEVEEEYRMLQKIYHYEIFRSITEVDEEPKGAGGEEENQVEEKPSITEDFSLLSASESEMSSERKEAHDFQLFRMVHTYVMVNNNQELPHATVLRQLILAERYLKRLRTQQELYKLHQQVHQTYQKMHNSPGVKQSAMVKHFTVQPIPCEQHGYVLDLGSMARNSVRRFQLKLHFFGPGKLIAAARTAVRIPGLYVDFNVTDAKHSDKKFSFWAEKCTALEYFKKKYRNMMERLMDAEQDPKVKHAHSFDLDTMVQHQRDLAPKDRRLIEEYYNSLNRSVYPDHKHHFTLAKIFSGCLSNYSGVDVTMVGLFKPESRFYKKDQHVEDYLFIDLHMGPTLPILLKAVLVS; from the exons ATGTCCGATTCGGAATCGAATCCCGCGCAGGAGCCCGCTCGTCCAGCCCCAAACGCTGGAAAACCCGCCAAGGAGCGCCAAGCAAAGCCGCCAGTACGATATAGCAAAGCGAAGCGCCAGTTCCAATGCTGCGTGGCCAAGGAAT ACTACAGCGAGTACTCCAACATGGTGGACACGCTGCACATAACGCCGCGGATGATGATACACAACAAGTGCTTCAGGGTCAACAGCACCTACGGCCTGACCCTCAATATCAAGAACACCGGACTG TTTCCCCGCTTGGTCAACGTAACCACCGACAGTCCGGAAGACACTTCTGTTTCGATACCGGAACTGGACCTGCATCGTTACCTGAACACTGACGAGTCGCTGGAAGTAAAGATCTGGATCAGGGCCTCCTCCAAGCGGGACATCAATCGCAGACGCCACATCCTGGTGGAGTGCTTTCACCCTAACATCATCTTCCAAGTGCCCATAGTTG TACTGGACAAGCTGGAAAGTCCCTCGATTAGCGACACAATCACCTTTCCGAACTGCGTGCCCGGCAACAAGACGCACTACGAGATGATCATCTACAACCCCACCAAAGATCTTGTCCGAGTGCGGTACAGAAA CACCAATCGGGGCCTGCAGATCAGTAACAACAAGGACATCCTGCCGCCGAAGGATTACGGCAAGCTCCTGCTGGTTATCCAGCCGAAAAAGCTGAATGTCTACAGGGGTTTCTTCAACATCAAGTTCGGCGTGT TGCCCCCCAAGCCGGTGATGTTCTTCTTCACGCCCAAGTCCATGGGTGTGCACCTGAGCATCGGCAGCGTGGTCTTCGGCATGACCAAGTTTTCGCGAGAAGATGTGCGCACGGTAACCGTGTGCAACGAGACCCCCCACGAAGTCTTCGTAGCCGGCAAGTTCTACTCCGAGCCGTTAGGGGTGAGCGATAGCCAGGACATGGAAGGCACTCTCTCCAACAAACTGATTGACGATGCCGTCAGCATGCACAGCGTGCTGCTGTACGACTTCGAGGAGAACACGAGTATCCAGAACGTCCAGATCGATGCGGATGCGGCCAAGCACTTCGACTTCGACTTGCCGGCCAGGATTGGGTCCGCCTCTTCCGCTGAAATCCGATTGATTTTCCGCCCGAGCTACAATCCAGAAAACCCATTTTCCGACGACGTGGAGCCCCCGTACTTCCAGCGCAGTCGAGCCACCTTTTGCTTCACCGACGCCCAGGAGTGCATCGAATCGCACAACGTCATCCTCTCTGGATCAATCGGCGGCGTTGACATGGAGTTCCATCCGAAGACCATTGACTTCCGGAAGATCTACCTGGGCGAAGAGCACTGCGCCCAGATCAAGGTCCTCAATGTTGATG ATGTGCCCGCCAAAGTTGTGTACACTGATTGCTCGGATCCCGATGGGTCCGGAATTCGCATCACGCCAGCAGAGGGATTCTTTCTGGAGCCGTGCACACGCGGAATCTTCAACCTGTCCTTTTACACGCTGCTGCCCTCCCGGTTCACCAATACTTTGCGCTTCAAGGTGCAGAATGGAGCGCACTACAAGATCTCACTGAA AGGCGCCGGACAGCCGGTGCAGCTGCGCACGTTCCCCCAGCTGGTGGAGTTTGGAAGCATTCCGATTGCGGTGCCCCAGAAGCGGTACATGCTGCTCATGAATCCGCTGGCAGTGCCCATTACGCTCCAGGTGAAGGCCACGGAAGATGGCGAGGAAACGCCGCTGGTCCTAAACATTCGCAGCGCCACGGATATGCTGCCCGTAACTGTGCGGGATCCCATACGGCATCTGCAGCAGGTGCACGAGGATCTGCAGAGCCAGCAGCTGGAGGAACACAAAGAAATCCACCTCACCATCACCGAGCCGGAACTGCTGTCTGTGAACTCCGTGAAGTCGACCGATTCCGTCTACAGTTCAGAGTTTGAGGAGGAAGTTATGG AACCCATTCCGCAAATGGCCGCCCATCTGCTGACCAGCCTGAAGAAGCAGAAGATCTTCGAAAAGTCGGAGACCGATCGCCGAGTGATCCAAGAGGCGCTGATGGGTCTGCTGAGCTCCAAGTACTTCTCCGTGTTCACCAAGCACAACAACTACATATTCATGGACTGGAACGCCCTCCCCAGCGACCCACGCGAAGTGTTCTGTGACAATGAGATAATCTACCTGCGTCCAAACACCGGGCGCAGCATCACCATCCTTTTGGTGCCCAACAAGGTTGGCTACTTCCACCGATCGCTGTCCGTGCGGATTTGTCCCGTCGTCGCCAACCCTTCcttggaatccagcgatgatCACCCCATTATGAAGACTATGATCAAGTCGGAGTTCCTCTGCTCGAAGCTCTGGTTTGAGTACAACTGCGTTGTGCCCGATATAGTTTGGTCCAACATGGTTGACCTCTCCAGCCGAATCATTTACGCTGGCGAGGACTACGACTTTGAGATGAACTTCGCCAACCGATCTACCATAGGGGcctttcttcactttgacgtGGTT CCCAACGACATGACTTTTCGCGACGGCATTTGGAAGTTCTTCATCGACGGCGGATCGGAAGTCACTGCCAAGTGCGCGGTCACCTTCCGCTCGTTGGGCAGCACGAGGCTATCGGGTCTGGTCAGTATCGTGGGCGCTAAACGACCCTACGCCTTCCACCTGTTCGCCAACGTTTTGCCCTCCGAGATTCGGATTACTCCGATGTACGTGCACCAGCGCCTGCAGGTCTACGAGAAAAGCGTGGTGCACTTCTATATCGACAACTACACCCCCACGCTCACGAAGCTCAGCATGCGGCTG AAAGATATAGAATTCCAGTATCTGACGTCGAGGGGAGGAGCCCTGGCGTCCACGGGACAGAGCATGTACACCACGCTGGTGTCGGTGTTCACCGATCCCGACTTGTACCAGAACACTCTGTACATCGACCTTCAGTTCGACAATGTGATGATGCTGCCCATCACGTTTCTGGTGGAGGGCGTGCCCCTCTACTTTGAGCCCGATATCCGCAATGGATTCGATGCTGGATTGCTGTACACCGACACCAAGGAGCAGTTCCAGGAGAGCATTTACCACCACCGCTTTCCAGTACGAGTGATCAACAAGGGTGGTCGCGCTTACCGCGTCCTGATCATCCGGCTAAATTCCTACGGACCGGAGGCCAATGTCACATCGGGCTGTGCCACCAACGCCCTAACATCCCGATTCGACATGGAACCGAAGAACATCTACTTGTCGCCCAGTTGCGAGAGTCAGCTGGACATCCTGGCCAGCTCGTATGTGGAGGGCCACGCCACCGGCGACTTCCTGCTGCAGGTCATCGACCAAAAGTACCCGCAACGCAAGCACATCATAAGGATAAGGACTTCCGCCGACTTTGTGGACTGTCAACTGCATTGGATCCCAAAGCAG CTGAACTTTAACTACAAGCGCTGTGAGCCACTGAAGGAACGATCCTATGTGGAAACGCCAGTACTGTTTAATCCCTGTACGTTGCCTATCGCTGAGGTTACGCTCCAGGTGACCGGTCCTTTCAGAATAAAGGAGTTCTACGAAGACACCTACGAAAAAGAGATTAGGATTAGCATGAACGACTTGGAGCGAAAGGAGATCTTTGTGATTCTCAACAGAGGCGGCCTGAAGAACCAATATTGCCGCCAAATCGAAGGAAGGATCGGGGTTATGGCGCTGGGAAAGCAGCTCAAGTCCCTTCCCCTCCGGCTGGCCATAATGGTGCCGGATGTGGTAATCCTGCAACCTGATCTCGTCCTCTTCGATCGCGGCGAGGCCTACGACAGCATCATCAATCTGGTCAACCAGGGCTGTATGCCAGCCGAGTTCAAGTGGAAGAGGCTGGAGACCACCGAGGTGTACATAGGCGACGAGGACGACCCGGATGGCATTGCTGGCGAAATTCTCTCCGAGATTCTGCGGATGCTGGAGTACGACTTCAGCTGCGAGGACCAGCCAAATATGACAAAGAGATACCAGGAGTGTCGCTGCCAGTTTCGTCGATTTGAGGAGGAAGGCGATTTTATTCTGGATCTCCTGGGCGACGTCATCAACGATATGGACTTGAGGAACAAACCATTGCTATTCCCGCCAAAGGATCCCCCCGACGACCTGGAGGACCGCGATCAGAGCTCGACAAGTGTGGTGCGGGAAACCATCTCGGACATTCTTGATCGCTTGCACATCGACTCCAGCGATCAGTGGTCGGAGCCATCCTCGGAGTACTGCTTCTCCAGTCGCTTCATCTATTTCTACGAGAAGAGAGGCGTCGTCGAGCACATGGACATGGAGTGCAAGCTCCATCTGCCGCACATCCGGCGGAACCACGAGATGCGGGCCGTCTTCGAGTTGGTCATTCTGGGCGGACGTACTCAGCGATTCACCGTAACGCTGGTCAATCTTCCGCAGAAGATAAAGTTCCACAAGGAGAGCGTCTACATGGGCATTAAG CCCTGGTACGAGACTTTCGATACCACGCTGCGCGTCAACAACTTGAGCAGGTATCCGCTCCAGTTGGTTGTCGTCGAGGTGAAGGCCCCGGGCAAGGAGCAGGCCCACGAGAAGCGTCTGGTGGACGGCTTCTGCAAGCTGGTGACCAGCGATACTATGCAGCTGGAGCCACTTGGAGCGAGTCAGATACGTGTGAAGGGCATCCTCGGTTTCAGCGAGAGCTTCCGCCATTCCTTCGGAGCGATGATCAACAACAGCGACTCCAGCTACTTTCACCTGAGGGGGCAGGGCGTGTTGCCCATGCTGGAGATGGCTTCTCCACTGCCCTCTGCGCCTATGGATCCCTtggaggtggaggaggagtACCGGATGCTGCAGAAGATTTACCACTACGAGATATTTCGCTCCATCACGGAGGTCGATGAAGAACCGAAAGGCGCAGGAGGCGAGGAGGAGAACCAAGTGGAGGAAAAACCATCCATTACCGAGGATTTCTCTTTGCTCTCCGCCAGCGAGTCCGAAATGTCCTCCGAGCGGAAGGAAGCGCACGATTTTCAACTGTTCCGCATGGTCCACACCTACGTGATGGTGAACAACAACCAGGAGCTGCCCCATGCCACCGTCCTGAGGCAACTGATCCTGGCGGAGCGTTACCTAAAGCGACTCCGCACACAGCAGGAGTTGTACAAGCTGCACCAGCAGGTCCATCAAACCTACCAAAAGATGCACAACTCGCCGGGAGTCAAACAGTCGGCGATGGTGAAGCACTTCACCGTCCAACCCATTCCGTGCGAGCAGCACGGCTACGTCCTTGACCTGGGTTCCATGGCCAGGAACTCCGTGCGGCGCTTCCAGCTCAAGCTGCACTTCTTCGGACCCGGCAAACTCATTGCAGCAGCACGCACGGCCGTCAGGATTCCGGGCTTATACGTGGACTTCAACGTCACGGATGCCAAGCA CTCCGACAAAAAGTTCTCCTTCTGGGCTGAGAAGTGCACGGCACTGGAGTACTTCAAGAAAAAGTACAGAAATATGATGGAGCGACTGATGGACGCGGAGCAGGATCCCAAGGTGAAGCACGCCCACTCCTTTGACCTGGACACAATGGTCCAGCACCAGCGGGATCTGGCGCCCAAGGACCGACGCCTAATCGAGGAGTACTACAACAGCCTGAACCGGTCCGTTTATCCAGACCACAAGCACCACTTCACGCTGGCCAAGATCTTCTCGGGCTGCTTGTCCAACTATTCCGGAGTGGACGTGACCATGGTTGGGCTCTTTAAGCCGGAGTCGCGGTTCTACAAGAAGGACCAGCACGTGGAGGACTACCTCTTCATCGAT TTGCACATGGGACCGACTCTTCCCATCCTACTGAAGGCCGTGCTCGTGTCCTAG
- the LOC117148456 gene encoding larval serum protein 1 beta chain encodes MKIAIALLACLGLAAAASFHQTHEVKIADKAFLMKQKFLFEIVYRVEDPLMFEDHIKQGEKFYFEESYYTHYDMYMKKFFEAYKAHALLPKGEFFGALVMSHAKQARGLFNFFYYAKDWETFAANVAWARMHVNEGMFVYALTMAVIHRNDFHGLMLPSIYEIFPQFFFNSKFVFEAEKFDYEMWMKMTMYEKEYMDVYYKTHGNDYTTMYRSSDYTYMKDFKTWQWWKLMGLGEHWYTEDKFILRENIYEFNQESKWLSMMKDVKKFYMPVDYTRDLNLYNKESKLSYFTEDLGWNAYWYYLNMDYSFFLDGNTFDLKNDRRGEWWLYNVHQLLSRYYMERLSHGFGEIPEFSWYHQIEMGYDPQMIYYNGIGYSFRKNYYEMETYANYDMLDKITGFLKRIHNIVEMGYYKTADGHTIDLRKPEAIEFIGNMLQGNVDAMDKMFYQFWYMLAHMYFADADYHQMDVYPNVMLNFETMMRDPMYYMFYKSIAQVYFQFMHYLPKYTKEQLLMPGVTMKHVEVSDLTTYFDLVDFDVTNMLNDKMIFQDGKFVWDMSLFARQMRLNHKPFTYTYTIESEKVEKVVIRAFLGPKFDEFGKVISLAENRMNFMEIDEFYYELKAGTNMITRKSSEFYWTVKDRTTYTELYYYTMMAFDGKYDFPLDISEPHCGFPDRLVLPMGWQKGMPMQMFFMVVPYVAPAHEQFSTFDYTYSCGIGSGARYVDSLPFGYPFDREIDEYEFFVPNMYFKDVSIYHADTMEPYYKYKSYSNYGHFDYAFFNDYYTKYFKF; translated from the exons ATGAAGATCGCCATCGCATTGCTGGCCTGCCTGGGCCTGGCCGCCGCTGCCAGCTTCCACCAGACCCACGAGGTCAAGATCGCCGACAAGGCCTTCCTGATGAAGCAGAAGTTCCTCTTCGAGATCGTCTACCGCGTGGAGGATCCGCTCATGTTCGAGGACCACATCAAGCAGGGCGAGAAATTCTACTTTGAGGAGTCCTACTACACT CACTACGACATGTACATGAAGAAGTTCTTCGAGGCCTACAAGGCCCACGCCCTGCTGCCCAAGGGCGAGTTCTTCGGCGCCCTGGTCATGTCCCACGCCAAGCAGGCCCGTGGTCTGTTCAACTTCTTCTACTACGCCAAGGACTGGGAGACCTTCGCCGCCAACGTGGCCTGGGCCCGCATGCACGTGAATGAGGGAATGTTCGTCTACGCCCTGACCATGGCCGTGATCCACCGCAACGACTTCCACGGTCTGATGCTGCCCTCGATCTACGAGATCTTCCCGCAGTTCTTCTTCAACAGCAAGTTTGTGTTCGAGGCGGAGAAGTTCGACTACGAGATGTGGATGAAGATGACCATGTACGAGAAGGAGTACATGGATGTGTACTACAAGACCCACGGAAACGACTACACAACCATGTACCGGTCCAGCGACTACACCTACATGAAGGACTTCAAGACCTGGCAGTGGTggaagctgatgggtctgggCGAGCACTGGTACACCGAGGACAAGTTCATCCTGCGCGAGAACATCTACGAGTTCAACCAGGAGTCCAAGTGGCTGTCGATGATGAAGGACGTGAAGAAGTTCTACATGCCCGTGGACTACACCCGCGACCTGAACCTCTACAACAAGGAGTCCAAGCTGTCCTACTTCACCGAGGATCTGGGCTGGAACGCCTACTGGTACTACCTGAACATGGACTACTCCTTCTTCCTGGACGGCAACACCTTCGACCTCAAGAACGACCGTCGCGGCGAGTGGTGGCTCTACAACGTGCACCAGCTGCTCAGCAGGTACTACATGGAGCGCCTGTCGCACGGATTCGGCGAGATCCCCGAGTTCTCCTGGTACCACCAGATCGAGATGGGCTACGACCCCCAGATGATCTACTACAACGGCATCGGCTACAGCTTCCGCAAGAACTACTACGAGATGGAGACCTACGCCAACTACGACATGCTGGACAAGATCACCGGCTTCCTGAAGCGCATCCACAACATCGTCGAGATGGGCTACTACAAGACCGCCGATGGCCACACCATCGATCTGCGCAAGCCCGAGGCCATCGAGTTCATCGGCAACATGCTGCAGGGCAACGTGGACGCCATGGACAAGATGTTCTACCAGTTCTGGTACATGCTCGCCCACATGTACTTCGCTGACGCCGACTACCACCAGATGGACGTGTACCCCAACGTGATGCTCAACTTCGAGACCATGATGCGCGACCCCATGTACTACATGTTCTACAAGTCCATCGCCCAGGTGTACTTCCAGTTCATGCACTACCTGCCCAAGTACACCAAGGAGCAGCTCCTGATGCCCGGCGTGACCATGAAGCACGTGGAGGTCAGCGACCTGACCACCTACTTCGACCTGGTTGACTTCGATGTGACCAACATGCTCAACGACAAGATGATCTTCCAGGACGGCAAGTTTGTGTGGGACATGTCGCTGTTCGCCCGTCAGATGCGCCTCAACCACAAGCCCTTCACCTACACCTACACCATCGAGTCCGAGAAGGTCGAGAAGGTGGTCATCCGCGCCTTCCTGGGTCCCAAGTTCGACGAGTTCGGCAAGGTCATTTCCCTGGCCGAGAACCGCATGAACTTCATGGAGATCGACGAGTTCTACTACGAGCTGAAGGCCGGCACCAACATGATCACCCGCAAGTCCAGCGAGTTCTACTGGACCGTCAAGGACCGCACCACCTACACCGAGCTCTACTACTACACCATGATGGCCTTCGACGGCAAGTACGACTTCCCCCTGGACATCAGCGAGCCCCACTGCGGATTCCCCGACCGCCTCGTCCTGCCCATGGGCTGGCAGAAGGGCATGCCCATGCAGATGTTCTTCATGGTGGTGCCGTACGTGGCCCCCGCCCACGAGCAGTTCTCCACCTTCGACTACACCTACTCCTGCGGCATCGGATCCGGAGCCCGCTACGTGGACAGCCTGCCCTTCGGCTACCCCTTCGACCGCGAGATCGACGAGTACGAGTTCTTCGTGCCCAACATGTACTTCAAGGACGTGTCCATCTACCACGCCGACACCATGGAGCCCTACTACAAGTACAAGAGCTACTCCAACTACGGCCACTTCGACTACGCCTTCTTCAACGACTACTACACCAAGTACTTCAAGTTCTGA